Genomic DNA from Rhodospirillaceae bacterium:
AAAACCCTCTAGTCTACTGTACTCGTCTCCAAACCCCACACAGCCAGAGAGCAAAATTATAGGTGAGACCATCTCTAGCCCTAAAAATTCTGTTGAAATTGTACTTTTACTAACCATACTAGGTTTATGCCGCATATTGTACTACATCAGCCAGAAATTCCACCAAACACAGGCAATATTATTAGACTTTGTGCAAACACGAACACCAGCCTTCATTTGGTTCACCCCCTAGGATTTACGATGACAAAAAAAAGCTTAAGAAGAGCATATTTAGATTACGAGGAATTCACGAAAATAAAACACCACAACAACATCATAGAAATGAATGACCATTTTTCTGGAAGGGGGTATTACGCCATTTCAACAAAAGGTAAAACGCTATTTAACACTATAAAATTCAAGCAAAGCGACGTTTTTCTTTTTGGCAGCGAAACACAGGGACTTCCGCAGAATGCGCTATCTTCAGAGGAGTGCTTAGGTGTGCTTAGGGTTCCAATGGCCGAAGGATCAAGAAGCATTAATCTTGCAAACACTGTTTCTATCGTGCTTTACGAGGCGCTTAGACAGCTAGAGTACCCAGGCCTAACGTAAGTCCTCATTTTTGATTGGGCGACGCATTAGTTCTTTGGCAATGGTGTTTGATTTTGTACCTGAATAGAGGACCTCATAAACAGAGTGCAAAACGGGTTGCTGGTCATTAACAACCCCGTTCTCAACGAGTGTTTTTATGGCGTTTGCACCCTCGGGAGTACCCTTCTGAAGTGCAACCGCATCATTAAATGAGAGGCCGCCACCTATGGCTAGA
This window encodes:
- a CDS encoding tRNA (uridine(34)/cytosine(34)/5-carboxymethylaminomethyluridine(34)-2'-O)-methyltransferase TrmL (member of the SPOUT superfamily of RNA methyltransferases), translated to MPHIVLHQPEIPPNTGNIIRLCANTNTSLHLVHPLGFTMTKKSLRRAYLDYEEFTKIKHHNNIIEMNDHFSGRGYYAISTKGKTLFNTIKFKQSDVFLFGSETQGLPQNALSSEECLGVLRVPMAEGSRSINLANTVSIVLYEALRQLEYPGLT